Genomic DNA from bacterium:
AACCATCTAATTTTCCCATTAAATTATAGGTGGATGGTGAACCGAAATAATTCACGACTTCAATTTGATTATCATCTGCAGTTATGATCTTGTTTTCAAGTCTGTTGATTCCATAAAACTGAATTGAAAGGTCATATGTAGAAATATTCTTTGCAAGAAAAACGCCTTCAACCACAACTTCATAAACACCGGGCTCGAGATTACAATATGTTCCTTCTACTTCACTTTTACTTTCGAGCGTATGTACTTGAGCAGAAACATCTATTCCAATTCCATCAGGAGTGAATAAATCGTATCTGACTCTTGCATAATCTTTTCCTGATGCAGAAAGTTTAATGTTCATTGCAGTTTGTCCTGCTGGCAATTCAATAAAATATCTTTTAAACAAACCCTGTTCAACCTTTTCACCCGTCCAGCTTTTACCATAATTATCTTCAAAGCTGAATCTGTACGGCATAACAACTGTGGCCTGCATTTCAAATTCCGGAAAACCTGATTTATCATCACGGAAAGCAGTAAGTCTTCCCGTGTACAAACCTGGTTCCTGCATTTTTGCAAGATCAAATTTTACATTTACAAAAGTTGATTGATTATTTCTGATGTAAGTTTTTTTCTGAATTGGAATCAACCATTCACTATCACTTTCAATCTTGAATGATCTGTAGAATTTTTCACCTTCCCGAAATCCATTTCTGGTGACTGAGAAAGTGAACGTGTCTTCATTTTTTAGATATGAACCATTTCTTATATAAAGATTTGGAGCTTTTCCAGATGGTGCATTTGGTGCCAAAGATGAGATTGTATAAGATTCAAATTTCTTTACCTCACCATCCTCAATGTATTTTTTTAATTGATTGTATGCGTTGATTACGTTAATGTAACCGTGACCCTGATCGAGGTTACTATAGCCATCCATTTTAACCGCACCTTCCCGAACAGCTTTGAACAATAGCTGCGATGGAATTTTTACGTCAGGATATTCTTGTGAAACGGCACTAAGTAACAGCGACATAACTCCTGCAGAATATGGAGCTGCCATACTTGTTCCCCAGAATCTATCCCAACCTGTCCAGTTTGGCACTGTCGAAGTATTGGCACCGGGTGAGCAAACATCCGGCTTTCGTACTTCACCACCTCTTGATGAAAAATAAAGAATGATATCTTTATTTAAAGTCGCTCCGTAAAGATCTTCACCAACATCTTTTGTTAAAACTGCACCCGATGAAAAGATTGAGTGGGATGCAGATGGTAATCCAACCGTTGAAATACCAGGACCTTCATTTCCGCTTCCAACACAAATGTAAAGGTACGGATTTTCTTTTGTGAGATTATCAATAAACTTTTCAATATCTGCCTGTCCTTCTAATTCTGATCCGATACCGAAACTCATATTAACTATCACAGGCACTTTCATTTCTTTGGATACTTTATCAGCATAAAGGTAAGCATTCTTCATACTTTCAGTAACTGTGCAGCCGCCCGAATAAAGATTATTACCAAGTTTCATACTCATCATTTGTGCACCGGGAGCTATTCCGTTAAAATCAATTCCGCCGATTTGATTTCCACCTGCGATTCCTGCAACATGAGTTCCGTGTGAACCATCATCAAAATGGAATGAGACAATTTTTTCTTCAGGCAGAACATTTAATCCCATTGTTAGCGGAGGAAGATCACCTGGAAATTCAAATGAAAATGCATCTTGTTTCTCTTTGTAATTTCTTAATGGCTTATCATCGCTGATATCTCCATTGCCATTCAGATCAGCATATACAATCCAGTCTGCCGTTGCGGATTCAGTT
This window encodes:
- a CDS encoding S8 family serine peptidase translates to MKTINIIMLLLFTAFPIYTQEIGQTFLELKDTGVEEFISLHPEYDGRGTIIIILDTGVDIGVDGLTKTSTGEVKFIDVQDFTHQGDVNYYEADVETEEGKTIFKYEELSVTASSALQYSPKDNVYYIGGFAEEILKNSGSGAGDLNGDGDLEDVFGMVVFETTEGTESATADWIVYADLNGNGDISDDKPLRNYKEKQDAFSFEFPGDLPPLTMGLNVLPEEKIVSFHFDDGSHGTHVAGIAGGNQIGGIDFNGIAPGAQMMSMKLGNNLYSGGCTVTESMKNAYLYADKVSKEMKVPVIVNMSFGIGSELEGQADIEKFIDNLTKENPYLYICVGSGNEGPGISTVGLPSASHSIFSSGAVLTKDVGEDLYGATLNKDIILYFSSRGGEVRKPDVCSPGANTSTVPNWTGWDRFWGTSMAAPYSAGVMSLLLSAVSQEYPDVKIPSQLLFKAVREGAVKMDGYSNLDQGHGYINVINAYNQLKKYIEDGEVKKFESYTISSLAPNAPSGKAPNLYIRNGSYLKNEDTFTFSVTRNGFREGEKFYRSFKIESDSEWLIPIQKKTYIRNNQSTFVNVKFDLAKMQEPGLYTGRLTAFRDDKSGFPEFEMQATVVMPYRFSFEDNYGKSWTGEKVEQGLFKRYFIELPAGQTAMNIKLSASGKDYARVRYDLFTPDGIGIDVSAQVHTLESKSEVEGTYCNLEPGVYEVVVEGVFLAKNISTYDLSIQFYGINRLENKIITADDNQIEVVNYFGSPSTYNLMGKLDGYEIGHEITISGSEKFRMPFVLRKGEASKEFKIVMTKTDYSKFTDMALLICDTDGYFVESDALSYSKGSISINNTSDEDSTEYVLEIVPGFALGSSSANINITEVTTFKTEYNFDVTSDKKSAIVLYPSLPKQLQINYTMPAEFFPENSQPVGTIIFESAATKESEYELPIKFKF